A section of the Chryseobacterium ginsenosidimutans genome encodes:
- a CDS encoding sulfite exporter TauE/SafE family protein, translating to MTFNIILLFIGTIVAFWISAICGGGASLILIPILNVILPGSVVPFSLTIGTFTSSVSRIAVFKKHIKWKIFFWFVPFSIPAVLLGAWLIKYVNPNYLQLIVAFFLILNLPELFKFKKKETENQKPYPRFLLMIIGFCAGFVSGITGAIGLLFNRFYLRFGLNKEEIVATRAANEIFLHLIKLIIYISIGLYSKTALWLGLTIAVATIISSYTVKYILPYLSEFLFKKIGYSAMVISGIVLLIGTSEKIIQQDNISFSIMQEDSESVSKVSWRNTDFIFEFAFDDGFEVERPIKPSELPNNLKQKYEALKSQYDKIHLEKVFTLNKKPAYEFYCYKNGALTKFEI from the coding sequence ATGACTTTCAACATTATTCTTCTTTTTATTGGAACAATTGTGGCATTTTGGATCAGTGCAATCTGTGGAGGCGGGGCAAGCTTAATTTTAATTCCGATTTTAAATGTAATTCTTCCAGGCTCCGTCGTTCCATTTTCTCTAACCATAGGAACTTTTACCAGTTCCGTTTCAAGAATCGCGGTTTTCAAAAAACATATCAAATGGAAGATATTCTTTTGGTTCGTGCCCTTTTCAATACCTGCGGTTCTGTTAGGAGCATGGCTAATTAAATATGTAAATCCCAATTATTTACAATTAATAGTCGCTTTTTTCCTGATCCTCAATCTTCCGGAATTATTTAAATTTAAAAAGAAAGAAACAGAAAATCAGAAACCGTACCCAAGATTTTTATTAATGATTATCGGGTTTTGTGCAGGTTTTGTTTCAGGAATTACAGGAGCAATCGGATTACTATTTAATCGTTTTTATTTAAGATTTGGCTTAAATAAGGAGGAAATTGTAGCTACAAGAGCCGCAAACGAGATCTTTTTACATTTAATAAAGCTAATAATTTACATTTCAATCGGTTTGTATTCTAAAACAGCTTTATGGCTAGGCTTAACAATCGCTGTTGCAACAATTATTTCTTCTTATACCGTAAAATATATTCTTCCGTATCTGAGTGAATTTTTGTTCAAAAAAATAGGATACAGTGCAATGGTTATTTCCGGAATTGTACTTTTGATCGGAACTTCAGAGAAAATTATTCAGCAGGATAACATTTCTTTTTCTATAATGCAAGAAGACAGCGAATCTGTATCAAAAGTCTCATGGCGGAATACCGATTTTATCTTTGAATTTGCATTTGATGATGGTTTTGAAGTAGAACGGCCTATCAAACCAAGCGAATTACCCAATAATCTGAAACAAAAATATGAAGCATTAAAAAGTCAATACGACAAGATTCATCTGGAAAAAGTTTTTACTCTAAACAAAAAACCTGCTTATGAATTTTACTGTTATAAAAACGGAGCATTGACAAAATTTGAAATATAA
- a CDS encoding CinA family protein: MEFQKNLLEYISQSLMTAGETISVVESVTSGCLQLAFSQMPNASLFYKGGMTAYTLPEKVRLLKVDKHEAEDCDCVSENIAETMALNIAKLFESDWSIATTGYCTPIRNSSYKIFAFFSFAYKGEIILTKKLELHPKTQALNAQLYYTEFILGCFKSEINQLLILK; the protein is encoded by the coding sequence ATGGAATTTCAAAAAAATCTTCTGGAATACATCAGTCAATCATTAATGACTGCAGGCGAAACCATTTCTGTCGTAGAAAGTGTCACTTCAGGATGCCTACAACTAGCTTTTTCACAAATGCCCAATGCGTCTCTTTTTTATAAAGGCGGAATGACAGCTTATACATTACCGGAAAAAGTGAGGCTGCTAAAAGTAGATAAACATGAAGCTGAAGACTGCGATTGCGTTTCGGAAAACATTGCGGAAACAATGGCTTTAAATATCGCAAAACTCTTTGAATCAGACTGGTCGATTGCTACAACAGGTTACTGCACGCCAATTCGCAATTCATCGTATAAGATCTTTGCCTTTTTCTCTTTCGCTTATAAAGGTGAAATTATTTTAACTAAAAAATTAGAATTACATCCCAAAACTCAGGCTTTGAATGCGCAATTATATTACACAGAATTTATTTTGGGTTGTTTTAAAAGTGAAATTAATCAATTATTAATTCTGAAATAA
- a CDS encoding response regulator transcription factor codes for MKILIIEDEPELAKSIAEYLSEEKYLCEFAFTFAEAMDKIETFQYDCIILDIMLPDGNGLTILEELKKQNKQDGVIIVSAKNALDDRIYGLQMGADDYLTKPFHLSELMARIYSIIRRKQFNNSNTIRQNELQIDLLAKTVSINNQPINLTKKEFGLLIYFIGNKNKVISKSTLAEHLSGDFADMLDNHDFVYAHVKNLKKKLYDAGCEHYLKTVYGTGYKWNV; via the coding sequence ATGAAAATCCTGATCATAGAAGACGAACCCGAATTGGCGAAAAGTATTGCAGAATATCTTTCAGAGGAAAAATATTTGTGCGAATTTGCATTCACTTTTGCTGAAGCAATGGACAAAATTGAAACATTTCAATACGACTGTATTATCCTGGACATCATGCTTCCCGACGGAAACGGACTTACAATTCTGGAGGAATTAAAGAAACAAAACAAGCAGGACGGAGTAATTATTGTTTCGGCCAAAAACGCATTGGATGATAGAATTTACGGTTTACAGATGGGTGCAGATGATTATCTTACGAAACCATTTCATCTTTCAGAATTAATGGCGAGAATTTATTCTATTATTCGCAGAAAACAGTTTAATAATTCAAATACCATCAGACAAAACGAATTGCAGATAGATCTTTTAGCAAAAACGGTTTCTATTAATAATCAGCCTATTAATTTAACCAAAAAAGAATTCGGCCTTCTAATTTATTTTATCGGAAACAAAAATAAGGTGATCTCAAAAAGTACTTTGGCTGAGCATCTTTCAGGAGATTTTGCCGATATGCTTGATAATCATGATTTCGTTTACGCTCATGTAAAAAATTTAAAGAAAAAACTATATGATGCGGGTTGCGAACATTATCTGAAAACAGTTTATGGAACAGGATATAAATGGAATGTATAA
- a CDS encoding phosphatase PAP2 family protein, whose amino-acid sequence MKSVLSSLLLIILSFQKIYAQDSLQVEKINDSTVISKNISLDKTHQFSYKKLIVPTVLISYGVASLSIDALKRLNSSTQYEISEHKPDHIKLDSYTQYAPAALVYGLNAIGVEGKHNLRDRSIIYGTSLLIVTAVTVPLKHAVKEERPDFSNTLSFPSGHTSISFASAQFMFREYRDSNLLLAVSGYSLAVFTGVYRMLNNKHWFGDVVGGAGFGILSTELAYWLYPKINNLLGGKKENSSSMIMPYYQKENVGIGFVKNF is encoded by the coding sequence ATGAAAAGTGTACTATCAAGCTTACTACTGATTATTCTAAGCTTCCAAAAAATTTACGCACAAGACAGTTTACAGGTTGAAAAAATTAATGATTCAACTGTTATTTCAAAAAATATTTCACTAGATAAAACGCATCAGTTCAGTTATAAAAAATTAATTGTCCCGACTGTTTTAATCTCTTATGGAGTTGCAAGTTTGAGCATCGACGCATTAAAAAGACTGAATTCATCTACACAATATGAAATCAGCGAACATAAACCCGATCATATTAAACTTGACAGTTATACCCAATATGCACCCGCGGCTTTGGTTTACGGTCTGAATGCAATAGGAGTCGAGGGAAAACATAATCTCAGGGACAGAAGTATTATTTACGGAACCTCTTTGTTGATTGTAACAGCAGTCACAGTTCCTCTGAAACACGCTGTAAAAGAGGAAAGACCGGATTTTTCAAACACATTGTCTTTTCCATCTGGTCACACGTCAATATCTTTTGCTTCCGCTCAGTTCATGTTTCGGGAATACAGAGATTCTAATTTGTTACTGGCAGTTTCGGGATATTCTCTCGCCGTTTTTACAGGAGTTTACAGAATGCTGAATAATAAACACTGGTTTGGAGATGTGGTCGGAGGAGCAGGTTTCGGGATTTTGTCAACGGAATTAGCATATTGGCTATATCCGAAAATTAATAATCTTTTAGGTGGAAAAAAAGAAAATTCTTCGTCGATGATTATGCCATATTATCAAAAAGAAAATGTGGGAATTGGTTTTGTTAAAAATTTCTAA
- a CDS encoding SDR family oxidoreductase, with the protein MTNLKLENKSVLITGADSGIGKAVALLFAKEGANIAIIYHSSTDDAEKTKSEIENLGRKSIIFKGDINDYEFCEKAVENVVSEFNGIDILINNAGVQFPSENIEDLEEKNIRKTFDSNIVGMILLTKVVFPYLKEGDSVINTTSAAAYQGHPELLDYSATKGAIVSFTRSLALQAKPKGIRINAVAPGPVATPLTEKTFGEEKEDTSKPPLERNASPEEIATSFLFLASNDAAQITGQVLHPNGGLVVNG; encoded by the coding sequence ATGACGAACTTAAAACTGGAAAATAAATCCGTTCTTATCACCGGAGCCGATAGTGGAATTGGTAAAGCAGTGGCATTACTTTTTGCAAAAGAAGGAGCCAATATTGCCATAATCTATCATTCAAGTACTGATGATGCTGAAAAAACAAAATCGGAAATTGAAAATTTAGGGAGAAAATCTATCATTTTTAAAGGTGATATTAACGATTATGAATTTTGTGAAAAAGCGGTCGAAAATGTAGTTTCAGAATTTAATGGAATTGACATTCTTATCAACAATGCAGGAGTTCAGTTTCCGTCTGAAAATATTGAAGATCTTGAAGAAAAAAACATCAGAAAGACCTTCGATTCAAATATTGTAGGCATGATTTTGTTGACGAAAGTCGTTTTTCCTTATTTGAAAGAAGGAGATTCTGTAATTAATACAACATCAGCGGCCGCTTATCAGGGACATCCTGAATTGCTGGATTATTCTGCTACAAAAGGCGCAATTGTTTCCTTTACCCGCTCTTTAGCTTTACAGGCAAAACCGAAAGGAATCCGTATTAATGCCGTTGCGCCAGGACCTGTAGCAACACCTTTAACTGAAAAAACTTTCGGAGAAGAGAAAGAAGATACAAGCAAACCACCTTTGGAAAGAAATGCTTCTCCCGAAGAAATTGCAACAAGTTTCTTATTTTTAGCAAGTAATGACGCCGCTCAGATTACAGGGCAGGTTCTTCATCCGAACGGTGGATTGGTCGTTAATGGATAA
- a CDS encoding sensor histidine kinase, protein MKPLLNKTTKPFLIYVLIILVISIPVYYWVVDTIWQGELDGHNKTIAEKTAYEFNHLKLSDQELNKSIELWNHIQPETNIEEIPTNNLKRDLYTTIEKPKTFSDNPEIERYRCLKTVVYINNKPFLFTIQTNIEESHETIAIIATTTAFFFIIIVLGLLFLNRRLSATIWKPFRNTLEKLKNFNLNNQSNIEFEKTDTTEFEELHLSLNKLIEKNISVYKTQKEFTENASHELQTPLAIIKHKLDLLLQNEDITEKQYQIVEDINKALTRSSRINKNLLLLAKIDNSQFDNSEKIKLDILVRQSIELLEEHFQQKNISVKSYILPEIYVNGNLSLTEVLINNLLINAIRHTSKDASISIELTEKTFTVSNSGTRELDKDFLFKRFSRGFGDNNGSGLGLAIIKEICNFQNWTINYTFENYNHIFTIIL, encoded by the coding sequence TTGAAACCTCTTTTAAACAAGACCACAAAACCCTTTCTCATTTATGTCCTGATTATCTTGGTCATAAGTATTCCCGTATATTATTGGGTTGTCGATACGATCTGGCAAGGTGAGCTGGATGGACATAATAAAACGATTGCAGAAAAAACAGCTTATGAATTCAATCATTTGAAACTATCTGATCAGGAGTTGAATAAAAGTATTGAACTCTGGAACCATATTCAGCCGGAAACCAATATTGAAGAAATCCCTACAAATAATTTAAAAAGAGATTTATATACAACTATTGAGAAACCCAAAACATTTTCCGATAATCCTGAAATTGAGCGTTACAGATGCCTGAAAACGGTGGTTTACATTAATAATAAACCATTTCTTTTTACGATTCAGACGAATATTGAAGAATCTCACGAAACTATTGCCATCATTGCCACTACAACGGCTTTCTTTTTTATAATAATTGTTTTAGGACTATTATTTTTAAACAGAAGACTTTCTGCAACAATCTGGAAACCTTTCCGAAATACATTGGAAAAACTTAAAAATTTCAATCTTAATAATCAAAGCAATATTGAATTTGAAAAAACGGATACCACAGAATTTGAAGAACTCCATTTGTCTTTAAATAAACTTATAGAAAAGAATATTTCAGTCTATAAAACTCAAAAAGAATTTACAGAAAATGCATCTCACGAACTGCAGACTCCATTGGCAATTATTAAACATAAACTGGATCTTTTACTTCAAAATGAAGATATCACAGAAAAACAATACCAAATTGTAGAAGATATCAATAAAGCTTTAACCAGAAGTTCAAGAATTAACAAAAATCTTTTATTGCTTGCAAAAATTGATAACAGCCAGTTTGATAATTCCGAAAAAATCAAGCTTGATATTTTGGTAAGACAAAGTATTGAATTGTTGGAAGAACACTTTCAGCAGAAAAATATTTCCGTAAAATCCTACATTCTCCCGGAAATTTATGTGAATGGAAATTTAAGTTTAACGGAAGTTTTAATTAATAATTTACTGATCAACGCGATTCGTCATACTTCAAAAGACGCCTCAATTTCCATAGAACTTACAGAAAAAACATTTACAGTTTCCAATTCAGGAACACGTGAACTGGATAAGGATTTTTTATTTAAAAGATTTTCGAGAGGCTTCGGTGATAATAACGGAAGCGGGTTGGGATTAGCAATTATCAAAGAAATCTGTAATTTCCAGAATTGGACAATTAATTATACATTCGAGAATTATAATCACATTTTTACTATAATTCTATAA
- a CDS encoding Crp/Fnr family transcriptional regulator, translating to MKTISCMNIEPQILYSFGAEDKHYASKEIIYNEGDYALYYYQIISGKVKQNNYNEEGKEFIHNILGEKQSFGEPMLFLEKYYVMNAVCLSNVEIIRLPKKNFIELLEEHPNLAMEMNACLSQRLYFKAIMLQSMSSQNPILRLKGLLDYLKSYHDGDCEKCFHVEFTRQQIANLTGLRVETVIRALKKMEKEGNLTIKDRKILY from the coding sequence ATGAAAACTATAAGTTGCATGAATATTGAGCCCCAAATCTTATATTCATTCGGGGCCGAAGACAAGCATTATGCTTCAAAAGAGATTATTTATAATGAAGGTGATTATGCACTTTATTACTACCAGATTATAAGTGGAAAAGTAAAACAGAATAATTACAATGAAGAAGGAAAAGAATTTATTCATAATATTTTAGGAGAAAAACAGAGCTTCGGCGAGCCCATGCTTTTTTTGGAGAAATATTACGTAATGAATGCTGTCTGTTTAAGCAATGTAGAAATTATCAGGCTTCCTAAAAAAAATTTTATAGAGCTTCTGGAAGAACATCCTAATCTGGCCATGGAAATGAATGCATGTCTTTCACAAAGACTTTATTTTAAGGCAATTATGTTGCAGAGTATGTCTTCACAAAATCCTATCTTAAGATTAAAAGGACTTTTAGATTACCTGAAAAGTTATCATGACGGAGATTGTGAAAAATGCTTTCATGTAGAATTTACAAGACAGCAGATTGCAAATTTAACGGGATTACGCGTAGAAACCGTAATAAGAGCGTTGAAAAAAATGGAAAAAGAAGGGAATCTTACTATTAAGGACAGGAAAATCCTATATTAA